One window of Microbacterium sp. 1S1 genomic DNA carries:
- the hisC gene encoding histidinol-phosphate transaminase → MTLSTRAGLDAVPAYRQGRSAPAGASKLSSNESPHPPLPSVVRAVQDRVAGIHRYPDMSASAVREALAARYAVDPAQVTVGAGSVEIAAQLIHAVAGQGDEVVFAWRSFEAYPSLVRIAGATPVAVPLNADHAHDLDAMLAAITPRTRLVFVCNPNNPTGTVVDAAALERFVSAVPHDVLVVIDEAYVHFDRTNSRGAGIELFRRHPHVAVLHTFSKAYGLAGLRIGYAIAPTEVAEAQRKVAVPFGVTDLAQAAALASLAAEDELAVRIDEVVAQRDRLYTVLTTAGWPAVRSQANFVWVPAGERTAELDALLHAGGVVARAFPGEGIRISSGSAVDIDRVEAALAAASGRDTAHDSDHDSDHDSDLMEVGA, encoded by the coding sequence CCTCCAAGCTCTCCTCGAACGAGTCGCCGCACCCGCCGCTGCCGTCCGTCGTGCGCGCGGTGCAGGATCGGGTCGCCGGCATCCACCGCTACCCCGACATGAGCGCCTCCGCGGTCCGGGAGGCGCTCGCCGCGCGGTACGCCGTAGATCCGGCCCAGGTCACCGTCGGCGCCGGGTCGGTGGAGATCGCAGCCCAGCTCATCCACGCGGTCGCCGGCCAGGGCGATGAGGTCGTGTTCGCATGGCGGTCTTTCGAGGCCTACCCCTCGCTCGTCCGGATCGCCGGCGCGACGCCCGTCGCCGTGCCGCTGAATGCGGATCACGCACACGACCTCGACGCCATGCTCGCGGCGATCACGCCACGCACGCGTCTCGTGTTCGTGTGCAACCCGAACAACCCGACCGGTACCGTCGTCGACGCCGCGGCCCTGGAGCGCTTCGTCTCCGCCGTGCCGCACGACGTCCTCGTCGTCATCGACGAGGCCTATGTGCACTTCGACCGCACGAACAGCCGCGGTGCGGGCATCGAGTTGTTCCGCCGGCACCCCCACGTCGCGGTGCTGCACACGTTCTCCAAGGCCTACGGCCTGGCTGGGCTCCGCATCGGCTACGCGATCGCTCCGACCGAGGTCGCCGAGGCACAGCGCAAGGTGGCCGTGCCGTTCGGGGTCACCGACCTCGCTCAGGCCGCAGCCCTCGCCTCGCTCGCCGCGGAGGACGAGCTCGCCGTCCGCATCGATGAGGTCGTCGCGCAGCGCGATCGGCTGTACACCGTGCTCACCACAGCCGGGTGGCCCGCCGTCCGCTCGCAGGCCAACTTCGTCTGGGTTCCTGCGGGGGAGCGCACCGCCGAGCTCGACGCGCTCCTGCACGCCGGGGGCGTGGTCGCCCGTGCCTTCCCGGGGGAGGGCATCCGCATCTCGTCCGGCTCCGCCGTCGACATCGACCGCGTCGAGGCTGCCCTCGCCGCAGCCTCCGGCCGCGACACCGCGCACGACTCCGACCACGACTCCGACCACGATTCCGACCTGATGGAGGTGGGCGCATGA
- a CDS encoding amino acid permease, translated as MTTEVPVTTTTTKGLHPGLTRRQISMMGLGGAIGAGLFVGSGQAISIAGPAVLISYLVAGGIVVLVMAMLAEMVAARPSSGAFSSYAQKAMGRSAGSAVGWLYWIQLIVVIAAEATGAAGIVANWVPGVPAWVWVLVFVVALTVVNLFGVRNYGNFEFWFAAIKVAAIIAFLVVGVCAIVGLIPGVPATGISNLVDQGGFAPHGITGIAAALLIVVFAFGGTEVVAIAAAESDDPSRNIRRIVREVLVRILIFYVGSIFVIVAVLPWDDPAVQAGPFSAVLDTLNVPGVGLVMDLIVVIALLSAMNANIYGASRMAYSLGERGLAPLSVTRTSFKGVPFVAVLASVAFGFVTVGLNWAFPDVVLPALLNVVGSTLLVIWTATAISQIVLRRRADRAGEAMPMRLWGFPWVSWLCLVLLAAVIALAMIDPAARTQLLLTLGLTAVLLVVARLTRGVSRPGIVKE; from the coding sequence ATGACCACCGAGGTCCCCGTCACGACGACGACCACGAAGGGGCTGCACCCGGGCCTCACCCGCCGCCAGATCTCCATGATGGGGCTCGGCGGGGCGATCGGCGCCGGCCTGTTCGTCGGCTCCGGCCAGGCGATCAGCATCGCCGGCCCGGCCGTGCTCATCTCCTACCTCGTCGCGGGCGGCATCGTCGTGCTCGTGATGGCGATGCTCGCCGAGATGGTCGCAGCTCGCCCGAGCTCCGGTGCCTTCAGCTCCTACGCCCAGAAGGCCATGGGTCGCAGTGCCGGCAGCGCGGTGGGCTGGCTCTACTGGATCCAGCTCATCGTCGTGATCGCCGCCGAGGCGACCGGCGCGGCCGGAATCGTGGCGAACTGGGTTCCGGGCGTCCCCGCGTGGGTGTGGGTGCTCGTGTTCGTGGTGGCCCTCACCGTGGTCAACCTGTTCGGCGTCCGCAACTACGGCAACTTCGAGTTCTGGTTCGCGGCGATCAAGGTCGCCGCGATCATCGCGTTCCTCGTCGTCGGCGTGTGTGCGATCGTCGGGCTCATTCCCGGCGTGCCCGCGACCGGGATCTCGAACCTCGTGGACCAGGGCGGCTTCGCCCCGCACGGGATCACGGGCATCGCGGCGGCGCTCCTCATCGTCGTCTTCGCGTTCGGCGGCACCGAGGTCGTCGCCATCGCTGCGGCCGAGTCGGACGACCCCTCGCGCAACATCCGCCGGATCGTGCGCGAGGTGCTCGTCCGCATCCTCATCTTCTACGTCGGCTCGATCTTCGTCATCGTCGCGGTGCTCCCGTGGGACGACCCCGCCGTGCAGGCCGGTCCGTTCTCGGCCGTCCTCGACACGCTGAACGTGCCGGGAGTCGGCCTCGTCATGGACCTCATCGTGGTGATCGCACTGCTCTCGGCCATGAACGCCAACATCTACGGCGCCTCCCGGATGGCGTACTCGCTGGGAGAACGCGGGCTGGCGCCGCTGTCGGTCACCCGGACGAGCTTCAAGGGCGTGCCGTTCGTCGCCGTCCTCGCCTCCGTGGCCTTCGGCTTCGTCACCGTCGGGCTGAACTGGGCGTTCCCCGACGTCGTGCTCCCGGCTCTGCTCAACGTCGTGGGGTCGACCCTGCTGGTGATCTGGACGGCGACGGCCATCTCGCAGATCGTGCTGCGGCGACGTGCGGACCGTGCAGGCGAGGCGATGCCCATGCGGCTCTGGGGGTTCCCGTGGGTGTCGTGGCTGTGTCTGGTGCTGCTCGCCGCAGTCATCGCGCTCGCGATGATCGACCCGGCCGCGCGCACCCAGCTGCTGCTCACGCTCGGACTCACCGCCGTGCTGCTCGTCGTCGCCCGCCTGACGCGCGGCGTCTCGCGCCCCGGGATCGTCAAGGAGTGA